The nucleotide window CCAGAGACGCTGACCCGGAAATTTGTGCCTGGTGTCAATGTCCCAGAGAAAAACAGGAAACTATCTGGAATTGTCCGTTACTGGGTAATAGACAGTCAAAATTTGACCCTGGAAGAAGCGATTAAGATTTGCCAGAATTGTGGAAAAGGTGGTTTGCAGAATTGGAACAGGAGACAAAAATTATGAACAGTCATTTTCAAGAGATTGAGCGGTTAAAACGACAAATTATTGAAAAATATAGCCCTGAAGCAATCATTCTGTTTGGCTCTTGTGCTAAAGGAAGAATTAGAAAAAACAGTGATATTGATCTTTGTGTTATTATAGAAACTGATAACAAACGAGAGCTTGTCCAGGAAATGTTACTGACTCTCGATTATAATAAAGATCTGGATATTGTCATTTTTAGACCGTCAGAATGGGAAAGGGATAAGGATAATTTGGCCACTTTTGCAGGTTTAATAAATAGGACTGGAGTGAAGATATATGGTTGATACTCAGAACTATAATGAATGGCTGATCATGGCCCAAAAGGATTTGCGTGGGGCCCGGATTTTATTTGAACATGAAGCAGATTATGAGTTAGTCTGTTTTCATTGTCAGCAAGCTGTAGAAAAATATCTCAAGGGATATTTGATTTATAAAACCCGAGAATTACAGGAAGGCCATAATTTAATGAAACTATGCAAAAAAGCAATGATTTATAATAAAAAATTCGGGGAGTTTTTGAAAGACCTGGCTTTCTTAAACACCTTTTACATAGAGACAAGATATCCTGCTACTGAGCCTTTGCAGATTAGCCAGGAAGATGCTGAAGAAAGTCTGCGCATAGCTGAAAGATTCATAAACGTGGTAGAAGAATTGCTAAAGGCATGACACCGGCAGTCATGCCTTCTTGTGTATTACAGAAAGGAGTTGGGCTATGAAACGGGAATACCATACCCCGGATGTGATCGTCTACTGGGATTCTGACCTTTGTACCCATTCTGGCAATTGTGTGCGGGCCCTGCCCCGGGTCTTTCGGCCCATGGAGCGGCCCTGGGTGAAAACCGACAGGGCTGCAGCGGAGGAAATCATCAAAGCAATTGACCTCTGTCCTTCCGGGGCCTTGCGCTATGCTATTCCACCGGGCTCGCGGCTCAAACCTGATGAATGCCGGGGTCCTGGCCTGAAGCGGGATAAACTGAAACTGGCCCTGCTGCAAATGCCTGTAACTACAGACAAAGCAGCCAACCTGGAGACAGCAGCCCGGATGCTGGCTGAAGCGGCAGTTCAGGGGGCGGAACTGGCTATCTTACCGGAGATGTTCAATTGCCCTTATCAAAATGACCAGTTC belongs to Carboxydocella sporoproducens DSM 16521 and includes:
- a CDS encoding nucleotidyltransferase domain-containing protein → MNSHFQEIERLKRQIIEKYSPEAIILFGSCAKGRIRKNSDIDLCVIIETDNKRELVQEMLLTLDYNKDLDIVIFRPSEWERDKDNLATFAGLINRTGVKIYG
- a CDS encoding HEPN domain-containing protein — encoded protein: MVDTQNYNEWLIMAQKDLRGARILFEHEADYELVCFHCQQAVEKYLKGYLIYKTRELQEGHNLMKLCKKAMIYNKKFGEFLKDLAFLNTFYIETRYPATEPLQISQEDAEESLRIAERFINVVEELLKA